The genome window GGCCACATCGTGCGGTCCATCGTCGGACAGCGACAGGAAACTGTCGCGGCCGCGGTGCCCGGCGCGCTGTTTGCGCTCGCCGGCTACCTGTATTTCACCCGCGACCCGCCGCCGGTCGGCTTCGGGGCCTGGGGGCTGTGGGTGTTCTGGGGCCTGTTCGCCACCGGGCTCGCGTATGCGGGGCCCGCCAGACCGACGGTGGACGCGGCGCTGGACCGCCGCCGGGCGCTGCTGGGGCTGTGTACCTTCCTGCTGGGACTTGCCTGTTTCACCCCGGTCCCGTTCGAAATCAGCGCCGTGTGACCGTCACTGGCGGCCCTTTTTCAGTGTGAGTACCCCCGGTCCGGGAGCGACTCACCGTCCAGCGTCACGCCGCCATCGGTGACCGTCCCGATTCGGTGGAGCGGGCAGGGGACGGCTTCCTCGGCCTCGGGAACGGCGGACTCGGGCATCGTACAGACCAGTTCGAAGTCCTCTCCGAAGAACACCCCCAGCTCTCTGCGTTCCCGTTCGTCCGCTGCGACCGCGTCGACTTGTTCGTCGATGGGCAGTGGCTCCTCGATAGCGAACCCACAGCCGCTGGCCTCGGCCAACTGGTGCAGCGAGCGGGCCAGCCCGTCGCTGGAGTCCATCATCGCCGTGGCGTGCGGTCGGAGCGCGACGCCCGCACGGACGCGAGGCTCGAACCGGAAGAGGTCGTTCGCCCCGTCAGTCTCTCCCCGGTCGAACAGTTCGAGGGCGGCGGCCGACCGGCCGAGCGTTCCGGTGACACAGACAGCGTCGCCGGGCGTCGCGCCCGAGCGGCGGACCGGGTCAGCGGCCGTGCCGATGGCCGTCGTGGCGACGGTGAACTCGTCGTGGGCGTCCAGGTCGCCGCCGACGTACTCCGCGCCGACCGCGTGACACACGTCCTGTGCCCCGTCGACGAACGCCGCGAGTTCCTCGGGCTCGAACGACGGTGCGCCGTAGGCGGCC of Haloarcula sp. DT43 contains these proteins:
- the thiL gene encoding thiamine-phosphate kinase yields the protein MDERAALADLADRLPDAGDDCAVVDGQVITTDMLHEKTDFPAGTTRYTAGWRAVGASLSDVAAMGADATAAVAAYGAPSFEPEELAAFVDGAQDVCHAVGAEYVGGDLDAHDEFTVATTAIGTAADPVRRSGATPGDAVCVTGTLGRSAAALELFDRGETDGANDLFRFEPRVRAGVALRPHATAMMDSSDGLARSLHQLAEASGCGFAIEEPLPIDEQVDAVAADERERRELGVFFGEDFELVCTMPESAVPEAEEAVPCPLHRIGTVTDGGVTLDGESLPDRGYSH